Proteins co-encoded in one Meiothermus sp. genomic window:
- a CDS encoding ABC transporter ATP-binding protein, which translates to MGIIEVSDLRKQYGSIPALKGISFTVEVAERAVVLGPNGSGKTTTLDILGGFLRPTAGRARVLGADVPHLPPNVRRQMGFVFQDKAGLYPELTVRESLELFGSYYPNPLPTPELLEKLGLADKQHRWVRNLSGGERRRLELAVAIVGRPRLIFLDEPTANLDPEARLGIWNLLEELTGSGVTFILTTHNLEEAGRLGRRVLLLREGALIFDGPPQTMIAQAGLPYRISFRRADAALPPALAVRAKVEGDRITLASLQPDEDLLVLRKSGVGLEEVSVQSPTLEEAYLALLKGASNDHQRPNASISSLVS; encoded by the coding sequence GTGGGCATCATCGAGGTCTCCGACTTGCGCAAACAGTACGGCTCCATCCCAGCGCTGAAAGGTATCAGCTTTACGGTGGAGGTGGCTGAGCGGGCGGTGGTACTGGGGCCGAACGGATCGGGCAAAACCACTACTCTAGATATTTTGGGTGGTTTTCTGCGGCCCACTGCGGGCCGGGCCAGGGTTCTGGGGGCCGATGTCCCGCACCTGCCGCCCAACGTGCGGAGGCAGATGGGATTTGTCTTCCAGGATAAAGCCGGGCTTTACCCAGAGCTGACCGTCCGGGAGAGCCTCGAGCTCTTCGGCAGCTATTACCCCAACCCCCTTCCAACCCCGGAGCTTCTGGAAAAGCTGGGCCTTGCGGACAAGCAGCATCGCTGGGTGCGCAACCTGAGCGGGGGCGAGCGCAGGCGGCTCGAGCTCGCCGTAGCCATCGTGGGCAGGCCCCGCCTGATCTTTCTGGACGAACCCACCGCCAATCTTGACCCGGAAGCCCGGCTCGGTATCTGGAATCTTCTCGAGGAGCTAACGGGGAGCGGGGTGACCTTCATTCTGACCACCCACAACCTGGAGGAGGCTGGACGGCTGGGTCGGCGGGTGCTGTTGTTGCGAGAAGGAGCGCTGATCTTCGACGGCCCCCCCCAGACAATGATCGCCCAGGCCGGCCTTCCTTACCGAATCAGCTTCCGGCGGGCGGACGCCGCGCTGCCTCCTGCTTTGGCCGTGCGGGCGAAGGTTGAGGGGGATCGGATCACCCTTGCGAGCTTGCAGCCCGACGAAGACCTTCTGGTCTTGCGCAAGAGCGGGGTGGGGCTCGAGGAGGTGAGCGTGCAAAGCCCCACCCTCGAGGAAGCGTACCTGGCCCTGTTGAAAGGAGCATCGAATGACCATCAGCGTCCGAACGCCAGCATCTCTTCGCTTGTTAGTTAA
- a CDS encoding ABC transporter permease — protein MLVNETRWQIRLYLRDRAATFFTFAFPPLVLLFWSRQSQQDVLSATAFVAALALAMAVYAGLAMGIASAREVGLLKRLRSTPLPMLVHIAARVAACALLGTFALILTLGLGAFWLGLSLSLSGFTGLLPGLVLGFAALGSWGLVVGSLVRTANAASYLVNATLFPLFLLSVAAERGMLPEWAAALTPLLPLQNLALLIQTALKGDGMLLYPLLTLLCWAVLGAAVAARRLSRPL, from the coding sequence TTGTTAGTTAATGAAACCCGGTGGCAGATTCGCCTTTATCTCAGGGACCGGGCTGCCACCTTTTTCACCTTTGCTTTCCCGCCGCTGGTACTGCTCTTCTGGAGCCGGCAGTCCCAGCAGGATGTTCTTTCGGCAACGGCCTTCGTGGCCGCGCTTGCGCTGGCTATGGCGGTGTACGCGGGCCTGGCGATGGGCATTGCCTCGGCCCGGGAGGTCGGCCTGCTCAAGCGGCTAAGGAGCACACCCCTACCTATGCTCGTACACATCGCGGCCAGGGTGGCGGCTTGTGCGCTGCTGGGGACGTTTGCGCTAATACTTACCCTGGGGCTGGGAGCCTTCTGGCTGGGCCTGTCCCTCAGCCTGTCTGGCTTCACTGGCTTGCTGCCGGGCCTGGTGCTGGGCTTTGCGGCACTTGGGAGCTGGGGGCTGGTGGTGGGCAGTCTGGTTCGCACCGCGAATGCAGCCTCGTATCTGGTTAACGCTACCCTCTTTCCCTTGTTTCTGCTCTCAGTGGCAGCCGAGCGCGGGATGCTGCCGGAGTGGGCGGCGGCCCTTACCCCGCTGCTACCGCTACAAAACCTGGCCCTCCTGATCCAGACTGCCCTCAAAGGCGATGGGATGCTGCTGTACCCGTTGCTGACGCTGCTTTGCTGGGCAGTCTTGGGAGCTGCTGTGGCGGCCCGACGGCTGTCCCGGCCGTTGTGA
- a CDS encoding type II toxin-antitoxin system VapC family toxin, with the protein MSVVLDASALLAYLNQEAGAEEVAEQMVGGGYISAVNLAEVYSKIAEWGQDAHLLEQTLVRQGLLGGVLEVVPFGPQDVQLVAALRPLTKAQGLSLGDRVCLALAMRLRLPAITTDSAWNYLEAGVEVRVVR; encoded by the coding sequence ATGAGCGTGGTACTGGATGCCTCGGCCTTGCTGGCCTACCTCAACCAGGAGGCGGGGGCCGAGGAGGTCGCTGAGCAGATGGTTGGAGGCGGCTATATCAGTGCCGTCAATCTGGCCGAAGTCTACAGCAAGATAGCCGAGTGGGGCCAGGACGCGCACCTGCTGGAGCAGACCTTGGTGCGTCAGGGTTTGCTGGGAGGTGTTTTAGAGGTTGTGCCCTTTGGCCCCCAAGACGTCCAGCTCGTGGCAGCGCTGCGACCCCTGACCAAAGCCCAGGGGCTATCCCTGGGGGATCGGGTCTGTCTGGCCTTGGCTATGCGGCTGAGATTGCCAGCCATCACCACCGACAGCGCCTGGAACTACCTGGAAGCAGGGGTTGAGGTGCGGGTCGTGCGTTAG